The proteins below are encoded in one region of Methanothrix sp.:
- a CDS encoding Lrp/AsnC family transcriptional regulator: protein MNEILQILSENARATPAEIAALLGRTEEDVAREIKELEDSGVIRKYITIIDWEKASEGYVYAVIELKVALQRSTGYDSVAERIARFSEVQSVRLISGDHDLSVTVRGKSMRDVAFFVAEKIAPLEGVQSTCTHFILKSYKEHGVILTDRTKPRRLVITA, encoded by the coding sequence ATGAACGAGATTTTGCAGATACTCTCTGAGAACGCGAGGGCGACACCAGCGGAGATCGCGGCTCTTCTCGGCAGAACTGAGGAGGATGTGGCCCGCGAGATAAAGGAGCTGGAGGACTCAGGGGTCATAAGAAAGTACATCACGATCATAGACTGGGAGAAGGCATCTGAGGGCTACGTTTACGCGGTCATAGAGCTGAAGGTTGCACTCCAGAGGTCGACAGGCTACGATTCCGTGGCAGAGAGGATTGCAAGATTCTCCGAGGTTCAGTCTGTGCGGCTCATATCAGGTGATCATGACCTCTCGGTCACGGTCCGCGGAAAATCCATGAGGGATGTGGCATTCTTTGTGGCGGAGAAGATCGCGCCCCTGGAGGGCGTCCAGTCGACATGCACTCACTTCATACTGAAGAGCTACAAGGAGCACGGGGTCATTCTGACAGATAGAACCAAGCCCAGGAGACTGGTGATAACAGCATGA
- the smc gene encoding chromosome segregation protein SMC translates to MHIKEIELRNFKSFGRRALVQLKKDFIVITGPNGSGKSNIIDALLFSLCLTSSRAMRAERLTDLIYRGDDGKAPDFAEVTVRLDNSTRAMPVDSDEVVITRRIKVNGDRYHAQHYLNGKPCTQAELQEYLARAGITPEGYNVVMQGDVTRIIEMGPTERRRIIDEIAGVAEFEEKKQRAMEELDVVRERIARVDVILEEVGQQLRRLQAERDRALRYRACREERKRQEAYLLLARLKESEAELSGLDGEIASITSEKSRLLEILEDRREELRALEERLKAVEGEISHKGEDEQLSLRREIEEIRGEIARKETRIEAADADIKEAERSLSQCFIEMDKVRTEIAAISEQLSDKAVRRAGLQGELEEQRSRLSSLRSTISDADSRFARYREELARVLKEIEEIRSQIGERVRERDRLLDAIRRASMEKEEIATEITEALSSISAASTESERLEAEVESLASEAMALDKRKDELEARRLSLRRELAELDRSLQRLQSEYARVEAQVRAAEERSGYSRAVEAVRSAMKRGILQGLCGTIADLGEVDRRYAAALEVAAGSRLQSVVAESDDDAAAAIDYLKRSQIGRATFLPLNKMEFGSLPEVPRAPGVIDFALNLIRFDDRFYPAFWYVFRDTLVVEDLDTARRMIGRYRMVTLDGDLIERSGAMTGGHYTSRLKFAAEESRRLVGISERISATETSRSELLEKLDSTEEEIASISKKLETLDKEISRRTFLLEERRSLRGRMERYIEERKSRLSEIEKGGEEHRSRLTALEREVQELESLLSEKDEAREKLEREMQGSRIPEMMERAEQIEGEIRRLESRIMDLDSEIMRSRLREESLRSRLDELARTRELMELKKNDAVTRRSTALSSIEELKGALDELLRREMNLDLELSGLKGERGSLLESIIGKEREIGGMERNIERLDARLLAVSGARDEISRSMEALRSEIEGAGIDLSEAPPKSETIAAKIRALEEEMAALEPVNMLAIDEYDRVDKRFRNLSDRREVLHREREGIMEKLEQYDRMKKDAFMSCFAAVNQNFREIFHELSGGDGELVLECPDDPLSGGMTIRARPAGKAFHRLEAMSGGEKSLTALSLIFAIQRFRPAPFYAMDEIDMFLDGANVERVAKMIRRISRDAQFIVVSLRRPMIQQASYTIGVSMQDKNISSVTGICLS, encoded by the coding sequence TTGCATATCAAGGAGATCGAGCTCAGGAACTTCAAATCGTTCGGCAGAAGGGCTCTCGTACAGCTTAAAAAGGACTTCATAGTCATCACGGGGCCCAACGGGAGCGGAAAATCGAACATCATAGATGCCCTTCTCTTCTCGCTCTGCCTCACGAGCTCCAGGGCTATGCGCGCCGAGAGGCTGACTGATCTCATATACCGCGGCGATGACGGCAAAGCCCCTGACTTCGCAGAGGTGACCGTGAGGCTCGACAACAGCACCAGGGCCATGCCTGTGGACAGCGATGAGGTTGTTATAACGAGACGCATAAAGGTCAACGGCGACAGGTACCACGCGCAGCACTACCTGAACGGCAAACCCTGCACCCAGGCCGAGCTTCAGGAATACCTGGCGAGAGCTGGGATAACGCCGGAGGGATACAACGTTGTGATGCAGGGGGACGTCACAAGGATAATCGAGATGGGCCCCACGGAGAGGAGAAGGATCATCGATGAGATAGCCGGAGTCGCCGAGTTCGAGGAGAAGAAGCAGCGGGCCATGGAAGAGCTCGATGTTGTCAGGGAGAGGATCGCCCGGGTGGATGTCATCCTGGAGGAGGTCGGCCAGCAGCTCAGGCGGCTCCAGGCAGAGCGCGACAGGGCTCTGAGGTACAGGGCATGTCGGGAAGAGAGGAAGAGGCAGGAGGCCTACCTTCTGCTTGCAAGATTAAAAGAGTCTGAGGCCGAGCTCAGCGGGCTGGATGGCGAGATCGCATCCATCACATCAGAGAAGTCCCGGCTTCTAGAGATTCTTGAAGATAGAAGAGAGGAGCTGAGGGCGCTGGAGGAGCGGCTGAAGGCTGTTGAGGGCGAGATCAGCCACAAGGGAGAGGATGAGCAGCTCAGTTTGAGGCGCGAGATCGAGGAGATCAGAGGGGAGATCGCGAGGAAGGAGACCAGGATCGAGGCCGCGGATGCTGATATAAAGGAGGCTGAGAGATCCCTGAGCCAGTGCTTCATAGAGATGGACAAAGTGCGAACGGAGATCGCTGCGATCTCAGAGCAGCTCAGCGATAAGGCTGTGAGAAGAGCCGGCCTCCAGGGGGAGCTGGAGGAGCAGAGATCACGGCTTTCATCGCTCCGATCAACCATCTCCGATGCTGATAGCAGGTTCGCAAGATACAGGGAAGAGCTGGCCCGGGTGCTAAAGGAGATCGAGGAGATACGCTCACAGATCGGGGAGAGGGTCAGAGAGAGGGATCGGCTTCTCGATGCTATCAGAAGGGCATCGATGGAGAAGGAGGAGATAGCCACAGAGATCACCGAGGCGCTGAGCAGCATCTCCGCGGCATCCACAGAGTCTGAGAGGCTCGAGGCCGAGGTCGAGTCTCTCGCCTCAGAGGCGATGGCTCTCGATAAGAGGAAAGACGAGCTGGAGGCGAGGAGGCTAAGCCTCCGCAGGGAGCTGGCAGAGCTCGACAGGAGCCTTCAGAGGCTGCAGAGCGAGTACGCCAGGGTCGAAGCCCAGGTCAGGGCAGCCGAGGAGAGGTCCGGCTACAGCAGAGCGGTGGAGGCGGTGAGATCTGCGATGAAGCGGGGCATACTCCAGGGCCTCTGCGGGACGATCGCGGATCTCGGGGAGGTGGACAGGCGGTATGCCGCAGCGCTTGAGGTCGCAGCCGGTTCAAGGCTCCAGAGCGTGGTCGCGGAGAGCGATGATGATGCAGCAGCCGCGATAGATTACCTGAAGAGATCCCAGATAGGCAGGGCGACATTTCTGCCGCTCAACAAAATGGAGTTCGGCTCCCTGCCTGAGGTTCCAAGAGCTCCAGGCGTCATAGACTTCGCCCTGAACCTGATAAGGTTCGATGATCGCTTCTACCCTGCCTTCTGGTACGTCTTCCGGGATACGCTTGTCGTTGAGGATCTCGATACCGCCAGGAGGATGATCGGTAGATACAGAATGGTGACCCTCGATGGGGATCTTATAGAGCGGAGCGGCGCGATGACGGGCGGCCACTACACATCACGCCTAAAGTTCGCGGCAGAGGAGAGCAGGAGGCTTGTGGGGATATCAGAGCGCATATCAGCCACAGAGACAAGCAGGAGCGAGCTGCTCGAGAAGCTCGATTCCACCGAGGAGGAGATAGCATCAATCAGCAAAAAGCTCGAGACCCTGGACAAGGAGATCTCCAGGAGGACATTCCTGCTTGAGGAGAGGCGATCGCTTAGAGGCAGAATGGAGCGGTACATCGAGGAACGCAAGTCCAGGCTCTCGGAGATCGAGAAAGGCGGCGAGGAGCACAGGAGCAGGCTCACAGCGCTGGAGCGGGAGGTGCAGGAGCTGGAGTCCCTCCTCTCGGAGAAGGATGAGGCCAGGGAGAAACTGGAGCGGGAGATGCAGGGCTCCAGGATACCTGAGATGATGGAGCGTGCGGAGCAGATAGAGGGAGAGATCAGAAGGCTCGAGTCGAGGATCATGGATCTGGACTCCGAGATCATGCGCTCCAGGCTGAGGGAGGAGAGCCTGAGGAGCAGGCTGGATGAGCTCGCGCGGACGAGGGAGCTCATGGAGCTCAAGAAAAACGATGCAGTTACAAGACGCAGCACAGCGCTCTCGAGCATAGAGGAGCTCAAAGGTGCACTGGATGAGCTGCTCAGGAGAGAGATGAACCTCGACCTGGAGCTCAGCGGCCTGAAGGGGGAGAGAGGGTCTCTCCTGGAGAGCATAATCGGCAAGGAGCGCGAGATAGGCGGTATGGAGAGAAACATTGAGCGTCTCGATGCGAGGCTACTTGCAGTATCGGGAGCCAGGGATGAGATCTCCAGGAGCATGGAGGCGCTCAGATCCGAGATAGAGGGTGCAGGCATCGATCTCTCAGAGGCTCCTCCGAAAAGCGAGACGATCGCTGCGAAGATCAGAGCGCTGGAGGAGGAGATGGCAGCTCTCGAGCCAGTCAACATGCTCGCCATCGATGAGTACGATCGCGTTGATAAGAGATTCCGCAATCTGAGCGATCGCAGGGAGGTCCTCCACAGGGAGAGGGAGGGGATCATGGAGAAGCTTGAGCAGTACGACCGCATGAAGAAAGATGCCTTCATGAGCTGCTTTGCGGCCGTGAACCAGAACTTCAGGGAGATCTTTCACGAGCTCTCAGGCGGAGATGGAGAGCTCGTGCTCGAATGTCCTGACGATCCGCTTAGCGGAGGTATGACCATAAGAGCGAGACCAGCTGGCAAGGCGTTCCACAGGCTTGAGGCGATGTCGGGCGGGGAGAAGAGCCTTACCGCGCTCTCTCTGATTTTTGCGATCCAGCGGTTCAGGCCTGCCCCGTTCTATGCCATGGACGAGATCGACATGTTCCTTGACGGGGCGAATGTGGAGCGCGTGGCCAAGATGATTCGCAGAATCTCCAGGGATGCGCAGTTCATAGTGGTCTCGCTGAGGCGCCCCATGATACAGCAGGCCAGCTACACAATCGGAGTCTCGATGCAGGATAAGAACATCAGCAGCGTGACCGGCATATGTCTGAGCTGA
- a CDS encoding sodium:solute symporter family protein produces the protein MNLLLLNVIVLVYLLVTLYLGYRGWATTRDTEGYMVAGRKIHPYIMAMSYGATFISTSAIVGFGGMAGLFGMGLLWLTFLNIFVGIFIAFIIYGKRTRRMGYNLGAMTLPELMGRRFDSHFIQWFSGLVIFLGMPLYSSVVLIGAARFMETTLSIDFNLALLLYSIIIAAYVVWGGLKGVMYTDAMQGTIMFLGMIFLLIMTYLHLGGVTAAHQALTDMAGLVPQNLAAQGHRGWTSMPALGSAWWWTLVSTVVLGVGIGVLAMPQLAVRFMTVRSSRELNRGVLIGGVFILAMTGVAFDVGALSNVFFYTTQGKIAIEAAKGNADSIIPVYINAAMPEWFVYLFMLTLLAAAMSTSSSQFHAQGTAIGRDIYETLTGRKGTGSILVTRAGIIAAVVIAVVLGYILPENIIARGTAIFFGLCAAAFLPMYTCALFWRRATRAGAIAGLVTGTLSSVLWMVFVHKKEAEALGISRFIFGRDVLITQMPWPVVDPIVVALPLAFLVTIVVSMLTRPPDSSHIERCFKGIK, from the coding sequence ATGAATCTGTTACTTCTCAACGTGATAGTTCTGGTCTATCTGCTTGTCACACTCTACCTGGGCTACAGGGGCTGGGCGACGACCAGGGACACTGAAGGGTACATGGTGGCGGGCAGAAAGATCCATCCATACATAATGGCGATGAGCTACGGGGCAACCTTCATCAGCACCTCTGCGATCGTGGGATTCGGTGGGATGGCAGGGCTCTTCGGCATGGGTCTCCTCTGGCTGACATTTCTCAACATCTTTGTGGGAATATTCATAGCGTTCATAATTTACGGAAAGCGCACCAGGCGGATGGGATATAACCTGGGGGCAATGACTCTTCCAGAGCTCATGGGCAGGAGGTTTGACAGCCACTTCATCCAGTGGTTCAGCGGGCTTGTGATCTTTCTCGGGATGCCTCTCTATTCATCGGTTGTCCTGATCGGAGCTGCCAGGTTCATGGAGACGACGCTCTCCATAGACTTCAACCTCGCGCTGCTTCTCTACTCCATCATAATCGCCGCCTATGTGGTATGGGGTGGCCTGAAGGGGGTCATGTACACAGACGCGATGCAGGGCACAATAATGTTCCTGGGGATGATATTCCTTCTCATCATGACCTATCTCCATCTTGGAGGTGTGACAGCTGCACACCAGGCGCTAACAGACATGGCAGGCCTGGTCCCACAGAACCTTGCGGCTCAGGGTCACAGGGGATGGACGAGCATGCCAGCGCTCGGAAGCGCATGGTGGTGGACCCTGGTCTCGACCGTGGTTCTCGGTGTGGGTATTGGGGTTCTGGCGATGCCGCAGCTCGCGGTGCGCTTCATGACGGTGAGATCGAGCAGGGAGCTGAACCGTGGAGTCCTGATCGGGGGCGTTTTCATACTTGCAATGACCGGCGTCGCATTTGATGTCGGGGCACTCTCAAACGTCTTCTTCTACACCACACAGGGCAAGATAGCGATAGAGGCCGCAAAGGGGAACGCGGACAGCATAATACCCGTTTACATCAATGCGGCGATGCCGGAGTGGTTTGTGTACCTCTTCATGCTGACACTCCTTGCAGCCGCGATGTCCACATCGAGTTCCCAGTTCCATGCCCAGGGCACTGCGATCGGCAGGGATATCTATGAGACGCTGACAGGGAGAAAGGGGACGGGGTCAATACTGGTGACCAGAGCAGGTATCATAGCTGCAGTGGTTATCGCGGTCGTCCTCGGATACATACTTCCTGAGAACATAATCGCCCGGGGAACTGCCATATTCTTCGGACTCTGTGCGGCTGCGTTTCTCCCGATGTACACGTGCGCCCTCTTCTGGAGGCGTGCCACAAGAGCGGGCGCGATCGCAGGGCTCGTGACCGGAACCCTCTCAAGCGTGCTCTGGATGGTCTTCGTGCACAAGAAGGAGGCCGAAGCTCTGGGCATATCCAGATTCATCTTCGGCAGGGATGTGCTGATAACCCAGATGCCCTGGCCGGTTGTGGATCCCATAGTCGTCGCGCTCCCACTGGCATTTCTCGTCACGATCGTTGTGAGCATGCTCACGAGACCGCCGGACAGCTCGCATATTGAGAGATGCTTCAAGGGCATCAAATAA
- the gatB gene encoding Asp-tRNA(Asn)/Glu-tRNA(Gln) amidotransferase subunit GatB: MDDVIIGLEIHVQLNKLRSKMFCGCSTDYHDAPPNTHTCPVCLGLPGSLPVINRRAVEFGIKVALALNCSIAEETMFYRKNYYYPDLPKGFQISQYDYPLATGGYVLIKGDDGQERRIRITRVHMEEDPGRLVHAGTIDRARYTLVDYNRCGMPLLEVVTEPDLRSPREARLFLDKLRTILEYLDVFDGNLEGALRVDSNISLAGGDRVEVKNISSHKGVEKALSYEITRQRNLKRRGIEVVQETRHYDELRGVTVSIRTKEEAHDYRYFPEMDLVPLRIADWVPRIRAELPELPDAKRERFREQYGISDDHAKSLTSEIKVADFYEWVAARADPRLAAVWIADVLKGELNYRDLTIDSFRRESMLEIVRMLSEKEITDEIAVSLIRTILDRGGSPREIVESMGLKRVDDDYVVQAVREAVADSHEAVRDYLSGNARAINYIVGQVMKRTKGRADPSVAHRLVKEEIERQSR; this comes from the coding sequence ATGGACGATGTGATAATAGGCCTGGAGATACACGTCCAGCTGAACAAGCTCAGGTCGAAGATGTTCTGCGGCTGCTCTACGGATTATCACGATGCACCTCCGAACACTCACACATGTCCTGTCTGTCTGGGCCTTCCAGGCTCGCTTCCTGTCATCAACAGGAGGGCGGTCGAGTTCGGGATAAAGGTCGCACTCGCGCTGAACTGCAGCATAGCAGAGGAGACGATGTTCTACAGGAAGAACTACTACTACCCGGATCTGCCAAAGGGATTCCAGATAAGCCAGTACGATTATCCGCTGGCCACCGGCGGGTATGTCCTGATCAAGGGTGATGATGGGCAGGAGCGGAGAATAAGGATAACCAGGGTCCACATGGAGGAGGATCCGGGAAGGCTGGTGCACGCGGGCACAATAGACCGAGCAAGGTACACCCTGGTCGATTACAATCGATGCGGCATGCCGCTTCTCGAGGTCGTCACAGAGCCAGATCTCCGGTCCCCCAGAGAGGCGAGGCTCTTTCTGGACAAGCTCAGGACGATCCTGGAGTACCTGGATGTGTTCGATGGCAACCTCGAAGGTGCTTTAAGAGTGGACTCGAACATATCGCTAGCAGGCGGGGACAGGGTGGAGGTCAAGAACATCTCGAGCCACAAGGGCGTGGAGAAGGCGTTATCGTACGAGATAACGAGACAGAGGAACCTGAAGCGGAGGGGGATTGAGGTCGTCCAGGAGACCAGGCACTACGACGAGCTCCGCGGAGTGACGGTATCGATAAGAACAAAGGAGGAGGCCCACGACTACAGGTACTTCCCAGAGATGGACCTCGTTCCTCTCAGGATCGCTGACTGGGTTCCCAGGATAAGGGCCGAGCTTCCAGAGCTTCCGGATGCGAAGAGGGAGCGCTTCAGGGAGCAGTACGGCATCAGCGATGATCACGCGAAGTCCCTCACCTCTGAGATAAAGGTCGCTGACTTCTACGAGTGGGTTGCGGCTCGAGCCGACCCGAGGCTTGCTGCTGTTTGGATCGCAGATGTTCTTAAAGGGGAGCTGAACTACAGGGATCTGACAATTGATAGCTTCAGGAGAGAGAGCATGCTCGAGATAGTCAGGATGCTCTCCGAGAAGGAGATCACAGACGAGATCGCAGTCAGCCTGATAAGAACCATACTCGACAGGGGCGGATCGCCCAGGGAGATCGTGGAGAGCATGGGCCTGAAGAGGGTGGATGATGATTATGTCGTCCAGGCGGTCAGGGAGGCGGTTGCTGATTCACATGAGGCGGTCAGGGACTACCTGAGCGGAAACGCGAGAGCGATAAACTACATCGTAGGGCAGGTCATGAAGAGAACAAAGGGCAGAGCAGATCCATCGGTTGCACACAGGCTTGTGAAGGAGGAGATCGAGCGGCAGAGCCGCTGA
- a CDS encoding symporter small accessory protein: MLGIDDPWIWGVYILCILSTVLCVSYGIANWNKGEELEKQEIMEEASWEAQELEMQEKELGM, from the coding sequence GTGCTTGGAATAGATGATCCTTGGATATGGGGAGTTTATATTTTATGCATTTTGAGCACAGTTCTGTGTGTCTCATACGGCATCGCCAACTGGAACAAAGGCGAGGAGCTTGAGAAGCAGGAGATCATGGAGGAGGCTTCCTGGGAGGCCCAGGAGCTGGAGATGCAGGAGAAAGAGCTGGGCATGTGA
- a CDS encoding TIGR04083 family peptide-modifying radical SAM enzyme translates to MIIPTLGCPSKCSYCWSSEEGSPVMSIDTVREIVEWLKVFRDDPVTFTFHGGEPLLAGVEFYREALPLLADGLSNLKPSFALQTNLWRLTPELAEVLKRYDVPIGSSLDGPKEINDFQRSEGYYDRTMRGYSIARAHGLSVQFICTFTSHSIKYREEIFDFFMSNGLTLKLHPALPSLRSDEPESWALDPSEYGELLVYLLDRYLENMDRIEVRNINDLCRCVFSGRGTVCTFVDCIDNTFAVGPDGSIYPCYRFVGMPDYVMGSVYDRPSMDDIRKSDAWRRMNRFRECVEVHCKKCKHLRYCRGGCPYNAISHTDGEIRGVDPYCVAYRRIFDEISDRFNRELLSSLGLQGNKPGIMALIRKIASKEEPRGL, encoded by the coding sequence ATGATCATTCCCACTCTGGGATGTCCTTCCAAGTGCAGCTACTGCTGGAGCTCTGAGGAGGGCTCTCCTGTGATGAGCATTGATACCGTCAGAGAGATCGTCGAGTGGCTGAAGGTTTTTCGTGATGATCCTGTGACATTCACATTCCACGGCGGGGAGCCGCTGCTTGCTGGCGTTGAGTTTTACAGGGAGGCGCTGCCGCTGCTTGCAGATGGTCTTTCAAACCTCAAGCCATCTTTTGCTTTGCAGACGAACCTCTGGAGGCTCACGCCTGAGCTGGCAGAGGTGCTTAAGAGGTATGATGTGCCGATCGGCTCGAGCCTCGACGGCCCGAAGGAGATAAACGATTTTCAGAGATCCGAGGGCTACTACGATCGGACCATGCGCGGCTACAGCATCGCCCGTGCTCACGGCCTGAGCGTGCAGTTCATATGCACCTTCACCTCTCACTCCATAAAGTACAGGGAGGAGATCTTCGATTTCTTCATGAGCAACGGGCTGACATTAAAGCTCCACCCTGCGCTCCCATCGCTCCGCAGCGACGAGCCGGAGAGTTGGGCTCTCGATCCATCTGAGTACGGAGAGCTTCTCGTTTATCTCCTCGATAGATACCTGGAGAACATGGACAGGATTGAGGTGAGGAACATCAACGATCTCTGCAGGTGCGTCTTCAGCGGTCGCGGGACTGTTTGCACGTTTGTGGACTGCATTGATAACACATTTGCTGTGGGCCCTGATGGAAGCATATATCCGTGCTACAGGTTCGTCGGGATGCCTGATTACGTCATGGGCAGCGTCTACGATCGCCCATCCATGGACGACATCAGAAAATCAGACGCATGGAGGCGAATGAACCGCTTCAGGGAGTGCGTGGAGGTTCACTGCAAGAAATGCAAGCATCTCAGGTACTGCAGGGGCGGATGCCCTTACAATGCGATATCCCACACAGATGGAGAGATAAGAGGCGTGGATCCATACTGCGTCGCCTACCGTAGGATCTTCGACGAGATCTCCGATAGGTTCAACAGAGAGCTTCTCAGCTCCTTAGGACTGCAGGGCAACAAGCCTGGCATAATGGCACTCATCCGCAAGATCGCATCCAAGGAGGAGCCGAGAGGGCTTTGA
- the gatA gene encoding Asp-tRNA(Asn)/Glu-tRNA(Gln) amidotransferase subunit GatA encodes MLLQLKDEIRSGSAEEYLHKLFERIERSRLNAFTTLARESALEAAREFDARPWSGALAGIPIAIKDNICTKGIETTCSSRILRGFVPPYDAHVIERLRAEGAIIIGKTNMDEFAMGTSTETSCFGPTRNPWDLERVPGGSSGGSAAAVAAGEAPCALGSDTGGSVRCPASFCGTVGLKPTYGLVSRYGLIAYANSLEQIGPITKTVEDAALLLEVIAGHDPRDSTSVASEKNYLDGMNGDIRGIRIGVPEEYFGEGVDPGVERAVRDAVSVLEDLGASWMKISLPHTRYALPAYYIIAMSEASSNLARFDGLRYGLRVGEDRDWHTTFSEIRAEGFGKETKRRILLGTYALSAGYYGRYYLKALKVRTLIRRDFEHALKEVDIIASPTMPFPAFRIGERITDPLSLYMSDVFTVPINLAGIPAISVPCGFSDGLPVGLQLMARPFDEALLLRVANAYEQSTPHHLRAPEVV; translated from the coding sequence ATGCTATTGCAGCTTAAGGATGAGATCAGGTCAGGCTCTGCTGAGGAGTATCTCCATAAACTCTTCGAGAGGATAGAGCGCAGCAGGCTGAACGCATTCACCACGCTTGCGAGGGAGAGCGCCCTCGAAGCGGCAAGAGAGTTCGATGCCAGGCCGTGGAGTGGTGCGCTCGCCGGGATTCCGATCGCGATAAAGGACAACATCTGCACAAAGGGCATAGAGACGACATGCAGCTCCAGAATACTCAGAGGATTCGTACCACCGTATGATGCCCATGTGATAGAAAGGCTCAGGGCGGAGGGCGCCATAATCATCGGGAAGACGAACATGGATGAGTTCGCCATGGGGACATCGACAGAGACGAGTTGTTTTGGGCCGACAAGAAACCCCTGGGATCTGGAGAGGGTGCCGGGGGGATCGAGCGGCGGATCTGCAGCAGCTGTTGCAGCGGGCGAGGCGCCATGCGCCCTTGGTTCTGACACGGGCGGATCTGTCAGATGCCCTGCATCCTTCTGCGGCACGGTCGGGCTGAAGCCCACCTACGGACTGGTCTCGCGCTACGGTCTGATCGCCTATGCGAACTCGCTCGAGCAGATCGGGCCGATCACAAAGACCGTTGAGGATGCAGCCCTTCTCCTGGAGGTCATAGCAGGCCACGATCCAAGGGATTCCACGTCTGTCGCCTCTGAAAAGAACTATCTCGATGGCATGAATGGGGATATCAGAGGCATACGCATCGGTGTTCCGGAGGAATACTTCGGCGAGGGTGTCGATCCGGGGGTGGAGCGGGCTGTGCGGGACGCTGTCTCAGTTCTGGAGGACCTGGGCGCGAGCTGGATGAAGATAAGCCTGCCGCACACGAGGTACGCGCTGCCGGCGTATTACATAATAGCGATGTCTGAAGCATCATCGAACCTTGCCAGGTTTGATGGGTTGAGATACGGCTTGAGGGTCGGCGAGGACAGGGACTGGCACACGACATTCTCTGAGATCAGGGCTGAGGGATTCGGGAAGGAGACGAAGCGCAGGATACTGCTCGGCACGTATGCCCTCTCCGCCGGCTACTACGGGCGGTACTACCTGAAGGCTCTGAAGGTGAGGACTCTCATAAGAAGAGATTTCGAGCATGCGCTTAAGGAGGTCGATATCATAGCATCCCCCACGATGCCCTTCCCCGCCTTCAGGATCGGTGAGAGGATAACGGATCCACTATCGCTTTACATGTCAGATGTGTTCACCGTTCCCATAAATCTGGCAGGAATTCCCGCGATATCAGTGCCATGCGGCTTCTCGGATGGACTTCCTGTAGGGCTGCAGCTCATGGCAAGGCCTTTCGACGAGGCTCTGCTTCTCAGGGTCGCCAATGCCTATGAGCAATCCACTCCGCATCATCTGAGAGCCCCGGAGGTGGTCTGA
- a CDS encoding segregation/condensation protein A — protein sequence MSDPAEVLVELARRGELDPWDVDIVRTTERFLEYVESLAQRDLRIPARTLLYAAILLRMKSDAMEEQEEEEEIVEAPVETPEEVAYTLPQPPVRRRTRRPVTLDELIAELKKAEMIGRKRAIRQRLEEPEEEILDLSHEEGVEDRIKMLSPLIEDMLSVKERVELRDIEGDRVMNYLALLFMAQRKQIWLEQEQLFGDLFITRPGGSM from the coding sequence ATGAGCGACCCGGCTGAGGTGCTGGTCGAGCTTGCCAGGCGGGGAGAGCTCGACCCCTGGGACGTGGATATAGTCAGGACCACCGAGAGGTTCCTGGAGTATGTCGAGTCGCTTGCTCAGAGGGATCTCCGGATACCTGCCAGGACTCTTCTCTACGCCGCGATTCTTCTTAGAATGAAATCAGATGCGATGGAGGAGCAGGAGGAGGAAGAGGAGATCGTTGAGGCTCCTGTGGAGACCCCGGAGGAGGTGGCGTACACCCTGCCGCAGCCACCGGTCCGCCGCCGCACCAGGCGCCCGGTCACACTTGACGAGCTGATAGCGGAGCTCAAAAAGGCCGAGATGATAGGGAGAAAGAGAGCGATACGTCAGCGACTGGAGGAGCCTGAGGAGGAGATACTCGACCTCTCCCACGAGGAGGGCGTCGAGGACAGGATAAAGATGCTCTCCCCTCTGATAGAGGATATGCTGAGCGTGAAGGAGAGGGTTGAGCTCAGGGATATCGAGGGCGACAGGGTAATGAACTATCTCGCTCTCCTCTTCATGGCCCAGCGGAAGCAGATATGGCTCGAGCAGGAGCAGCTCTTCGGGGATCTCTTCATCACACGCCCAGGAGGAAGCATGTGA